The genomic window CACCATTAAAGAACTTGGACATTCCCATTATTGGAGTTTTAAATAAAATAGATCTATCAGACCAAAGTAAGGTGGAAGAGATGTCTGATATTCTAAAGGAAAAATTTGGTCTAAAAGAGGTCATCCCTGTTTCTGCCTTGCACGATTTTGGTGTGGATGTACTAGAGCGAAGAGTGAAAGAACTGATCCCTGAGTCTCCGCCTTATTATGAGAAGGATGCGTTAACAGATCGACCTATGCGCTTTTTTGTAGAAGAGAGAATTCGTGAGAAGATTTTAACTCACTATAAAAAGGAAATTCCCTATTCAGTGGAAATCCAAGTGGAGGAATACAAAGACGAAGAAAATATTGTCAGGATCTCCGCTGTGATCTATGTAATGCGAAAGAGTCAAAAAGGGATTCTGATCGGCCACCAAGGGGCTGGGCTAAAACGAGTAGGTACTGAGGCCAGAAAGGACCTGGAAAAGTTTCTCGATAAGAAAGTCTTTCTTCAACTATATGTGAAGGTTGATGAAGACTGGAGAAACAAAGAGAACAAACTGAAGAATTACGGATACAAAGGATAATCATGCCCAATATAGTTGCAATAGTAGGAAGACCCAATGTGGGCAAATCCACTCTTTTCAATCGCCTAACCGAGACGAGAGATGCGGTAGTAGATCCTACCAGCGGGGTAACCCGAGATCGTCACTACGGTAAAGCTGAATGGACGGGATGGGAATTTTCTGTGATTGATACGGGAGGATATACCGTCAATAGCGAAGATGTCTTCGAGGAGGAGATAAAGAAGCAAGTAGAGTTGGCCATTGAGGAGTGCAGTTCCATTATCTTTTTGAATGACGTTACTACAGGTATCACGGATCATGATGAGGCAATTGCCGCTTTATTGAGAAAATCTGATAAGCCTATTCTAACCGTTGCCAACAAGGTAGATACCAACGATCGTATCGTACAAGCCTCTGAGTTTTACTCTTATGGTTTAGGGGAAGTTTATTGCGTTTCAGCTGCAAATGGTGGAGGAACAGGCGATCTTCTTGATGCTCTGGTTGCTACCTTTCCTGAGAAGATTCAGGAGCCCGAAGATGATATTCCAAAGATTTCGGTAGTTGGAAAACCGAACGTAGGGAAGTCTTCATTCATCAATGCTCTTCTTGGAAAGGAAAGAAACATTGTTACTGATCAAGCCGGTACCACGCGCGATTCGGTATTCACTCGCTATAATGCGTACGGATTTGATTTTAACTTGGTCGATACAGCTGGTATCCGGAAGCGAAGTAAGGTACATGAGGACATCGAGTTTTACTCCGTACTGCGCTCAGTAAGGAGCATTGAAAACAGCGATGTATGTATCCTAATTCTTGATGCTACTGAAGGAATTCAAAAGCAGGACCTCAACATCTTCAATATGATTGAGAAGAACGGGAAAGGTGTTGTGATTCTTGTGAATAAGTGGGATTTGGTGGAAAAGGATACCAACTCCACAAAAGTCTATGAGGACAAAATTCGCGATCGCATTGCTCCGTTCAATGACGTGCCGATAGTATTCACTTCAGCGCTTACTAAGCAGCGAATTCACAAAGCGATTGAAGAAGCTTTGAGCGTTTATGATCGATTGAAAACACGAATTCCCACTTCGAAACTCAACGAAGTATTTCAACCAATTTTTGAGTTTAGACAACCGCCTGCGTACAAAGGGAAGTACATTCGCATAAAATACCTGATGCAATTGCCAACTTCTAAAGTGGCTTTTGCCTTTTACTGCAATCTCCCTCAGTATATTAAGGAACCGTATCGTAGGTTTTTAGAAAATCAATTCAGGGAAAATTTCAACTTAGAAGGAATTCCCATAATGATTTTCTTTAGAAAGAAGTAGTCACAAAAGACACAAAATTTAACCCCATAAAAAATCCCACTCTCGAGTGGGATTTTTGATTACTGCTTTGTTATTGTCGAAAATATTAAAGGCCAAAAGCTTTTTTGATATCATCCACACGGTCAAGCTTCTCCCATGTGAATAGCTCTACCTCGACTTCCTTGGAGACGGTTGCATTTCCGTTGGAGCGGGTGAATGTTTTTGTTACCAACTCAGGAGTTCTTCCCATGTGGCCATAAGCTGCAGACTCTCCGTAAATAGGTTGTCTTAGTTTCAGGTCGCGTTCAATCATTCCGGGTCGAAGGTCGAATAGATCGGTTACCTTTTTAGCGATTTCACCATTGGACAAGTTCACGTTTGATGTTCCGTAAGTATCGATATACACTCCTGTCGGCTCAACAACTCCGATGGCATAAGAGACCTGAACCAATACTTGATCGGCCACTCCTGCTGCTACTAAGTTTTTAGCAATGTGTCGAGAGGCATAAGCTGCCGAACGATCTACTTTACTAGGGTCTTTTCCACTGAAAGCACCACCACCATGAGCACCTTTTCCTCCGTAAGTATCCACGATTATTTTTCTTCCCGTCAATCCTGCATCACCGTGTGGTCCACCGATAACGAATTTACCTGTTGGGTTGATGTGGTAAACGATGTCATCTGTGAATAAATCCTGAATGTGATGAGGAAGCTGTGCTACCACTCGTGGCATCAATATATTGATCAAATCCTTTCGAATTTCACCGCACATATCAGCCTCGGCTTTTTTCTTTGTAGCGTGATCGTTTGATTCAGCCATAACGAACTCATCGTGCTGGGTAGAAACTACGATAGACAAAATTTTCTGAGGTTGGTGATCGTCATTGTACTCAATAGTTACCTGCGACTTCGCGTCAGGACGTAAATATGGAATTTCCTTTCCTTCTCTTCTTAGTTCGGCAAGTACGCGCAAAATTCGATGTGATAAATCCAATGCCAACGGCATGTAATTATCTGTCTCATTAGTCGCATAACCGAACATCATTCCTTGGTCGCCAGCTCCTTGATCCTCAGGGTTTCCACGGTCTACACCTTGGTAGATATCGGGTGATTGCTCGTGAAGAGCACTCAATACACCACAGCTATTGGCCTCGAACATGTATTCGCTCTTGGTATAACCAATTCGCGTAATGACATCTCTTGCAATATTCTGAATGTCCACATACGTATCCGATCGCACCTCTCCGGCGATCACTACTTGGCCAGTTGTAACTAATGTTTCGCAGGCTACTTTTGACGTTGGGTCAAAAGCTAGGAAATTGTCCAAAATTGAATCGGAAATCTGATCGGCAATTTTGTCCGGGTGCCCTTCAGACACCGACTCGGAAGTGAAGGAGTAAGGCATGAAATATTTTAAGTTTTTTGTTAGTGTCCCGTTCGGAAAGGCCAATAGAAAATGCATTTTTTAGCATTTTTTACTGTGGTTGCAATAGGCCAAATCTTTCCACGGAAGTGGCACAAAAATAGAAAAAAAGAGACGTTGAAAACCTCTATTTCGTCAAGGACTTGAAAACATCTTCCAATCGACGTTCTTCCTTTCGTAACTCTTCAATATCGAGACCTTCGCGTGAAGCCAATTTCGAGAGTTCTCCGGTTAGTCCGTTTCCTTTTTCTGCGGAAACCAAATATTGACCCGAACCCAATCCCTTCACCTTCGTCACTCCGGGAAGGGCTTGAATCAATTCTGTATTGAGCTTACCATTTACATGGAAAAACACAACGTCTGATACGGCCTCTTCCTTCAGGTGAGTCATGCTATCATCGGCTACAATTTCACCTTTCTTAATGATAATCACTCGATCACAAATGGCCTCCACCTCTTGCATAATGTGCGTGCTGAGCAAAACTGATTTCTCCTTTCCGATTTTCCGAATCAAGGATCGAATGTCTTCCAATTGATTGGGGTCGAGCCCTGATGTGGGCTCATCCAGTATGAGAACTTCCGGGTCGTGAAGCATTGCCTGAGCCAAACCTACACGTTGCTTGTATCCTTTTGAGAGTTCACCGATCTTTTTATGACTCTCAGGGCTGAGGCCCACCGCTTCGATCATTTCCTCCACACTCTGTTTCTTGTTTTTCAACCCATACATTCCTCCTACAAAGGACAAGTATTCGCGAATGTACATTTCGTGGTAAAGCGGATTGCTCTCAGGGAGGTAGCCTACTCTTTTTCTTACGTCAATAGGCTTTTCATTCACGTCAAACCCTGAGACGTCAACGCTGCCTTCATCCGCAGGCAAGTAGGTGGTGATGATTTTCATCATCGTTGACTTACCTGCACCATTAGGTCCTAAGAATCCTACTACTTCACCTTTCTTTACTTCAAAAGATACTCCTTTTAAGGCCGCCTGGCTTCCGTAATACTTTGATACATTTTCGACTTTGATCGACATAGGCTGACGAAATTATACAACTTTCTTTGATCTATGCTACTTTAGCTTCCGCAATGCAGGAAGGGCTCGTAATAAAAAGCACAGGCAGTTGGTATACTGTTGAAACAACGCAAGGAGAAATTATAGATTGTCGCGTTAGAGGAAAGCTACGCATTAAAGGCATTCGTTCCACTAATCCTGTTGCCGTTGGTGATGTGGTGGATATAGATGGCGGGGCTGATAGCTATGTCATTTTAAATATTCACGAGCGTAAAAACTACATCGTTCGTAAATCGGTCAATCTTTCTAAGCAAAGTCACATTATAGCGGCCAACTTAGATTTAGCGGCGATCGTTGTTACGTTAAAAAATCCGACGACCTTCCCGACTTTCATCGATCGATTCTGTGTAGCGGCTGAGGCGTACCACATTCCTGTAGCGGTGGTCATCAACAAAGCTGACCTGCTGGATCGAGAAGAGCTTGAGATGGCTAATCATTTTTTAAGTGTCTATGCGAGCTTAGGTTATCAGACCTTAATCACTTCGGCAGAAGCGGCACAAGGACTTGAGGAATTCAAAAACCTCCTCGAAAACAAAACCGTTTTATTGACCGGACATTCTGGCGTTGGAAAATCCAGATTGGTCAATGCCATTGATCCAAACCTCAATGCAAAGGTTGGCGAGATTTCTGATTTCCATCAAATGGGAAAGCATACGACGACCTTTGCACAAATGCATCACCTCAGTTTTGGAGGGTACATTGTGGATACACCTGGGATTCGCGGTTTCGGATTGGTGCATTTTGAAAAAGAAGAATTGGCAGGATATTTCCCCGAAATGCGTCGCCTATTACCTGACTGCAAATACTACAATTGTATTCACGACAATGAACCGGGCTGCGCTGTGAAGGCAGCTTTGGATACTGGAGAAGTGGCGCGAACCCGCTACAACAGTTATTTAAATATGCTCCAAGAAACGGATGAACAAACCTTCAGAACATGAAAGCGGTTATTCAGCGGGTGCGAAAATCCAAAGTAGAAATTGACGATGAAGTCAAAGGTGAAATAGGCACCGGACTTAATGTCCTGGTAGGAGTGGGGCAAGATGATACCGAGGAGGATGCTAATTGGCTGGCAGCCAAAATCGCGACTTTGAGAATTTTCAATGACAAAGACGGCCTGATGAACCTCTCGGTGAATGAAGTAAGAGGAGATGTATTGGCGATAAGCCAATTCACCTTGCATGCCAAAACCAAGAAGGGTACAAGACCTTCATACATTCGAGCAGCTAAGCCCGATCTTGCCGTGCCGCTTTACGAGCATTTTTTGAAAGTGCTCCAGCATGAAGTGTTTGGTAGAGTAGAGTCAGGGATTTTCGGTGCTGATATGAAAGTAATGATTGAAAACGATGGGCCCGTGACTATTCTCATCGATACAAAAAACAAAGACTGATGGAGATAAAAGAATTGCAGGAGCAAGTCGATGCGTGGATAAAACAATATGGAGTGCGCTACTTCAATGAGCTGACCAATATGGCCATCCTTACGGAAGAAGTAGGGGAGTTAGCACGTATCATATCTCGACGCTACGGCGAACAGTCAGAGAAAGAAAGCGACAAGAACAAAGACTTGGGAGATGAGATGGCTGATGTGCTTTGGGTGCTGACCTGTCTGGCAAATCAAACAGGGATAGACTTGGAAAAAGCCGTTCAGAAAAACTTTGAAAAGAAGACTGGGCGAGACAACAAAAGACATTTCGATAACCCTAAGTTGAAGGAGTAAAAAATTGTGAAACTAAAATAGATTCGACGCGTAAAAGGAGACAGAATCATATGATTCGTTCCCCTTTAAAAACAAGTTTAATCCTCAACAGCAGCGCTGATTCTTTAATGAATCGGCGCTTTTTTTTATTGTATGAAAAAGCCGCTCTTTATGGAGCGGCTTTTAATATTCTGAGACCTTAGTGGCTATTCGGCCAAGATGATCACTTTGTTGTCTTTCACTTCAGCCACGCCACCGTCGATGTCAAAGGTTGTTTCCTTTCCTGAAGCATCGGTTACTTTCACCTGTCCTTTTTTGAGGGCAGAGATAAGCGGAGCGTGACGGTCGAGAATACCCAGACTTCCGTCGATACCGGGAACCGTCACAGAAGTGGCGTCGCCTGAATATAGACTCTCATCGGGTGTAATGATGTCAACGTTCATGTCTTATTTGTTATCAGCGAGCATTTTCTCTCCCGCTTCGATTACGTCGTCAATGTTTCCTTTCAAGTTGAAAGCTGCTTCAGGATACTGATCTAGCTCTCCATCGAGAATCATGTTGAATCCTTTGATACATTCTTCAATCGGAACCAATACACCTTCAAGACCTGTAAACTGCTCTGCTACGTGGAAGGGTTGCGAAAGGAATCGCTGTACACGACGTGCTCTGTGCACAATTTGCTTATCCTCTTCACTCAATTCATCCATACCCAAAATGGCGATGATGTCTTGAAGTTCCTTGTAGCGTTGAAGTGTTTCTTTCACCCGTTGTGCACAGTCATAGTGCTCGTTTCCTACGATTTCTCTAGAAAGAATTCGAGACGTTGAATCCAATGGATCCACCGCAGGATAAATTCCCAGCTCAGCAATCTTTCTCGAAAGTACCGTAGTTGCATCCAAGTGAGAGAATGTCGTCGCGGGTGCAGGGTCAGTCAAGTCATCCGCAGGCACGTAAACCGCTTGTACAGATGTGATCGATCCACGCTTGGTAGAAGTAATTCGCTCTTGCATGGCACCCATCTCAGTAGCGAGTGTAGGTTGATAACCTACCGCTGATGGCATACGACCTAGAAGTGCTGATACCTCAGAACCTGCTTGGGTAAATCGGAAAATGTTATCGATGAAGAAAAGGATGTCTTTTCCTTGTCCGTCTTCTTCTCCGTCACGGAAATATTCCGCCATAGTCAATCCTGATAGCGCAACACGTGCACGTGCCCCCGGGGGTTCGTTCATCTGACCGAATACGAAAGTGGCTTGTGAAGTCTTCATTTTCTCCTTGTCAACTTTTGACAAGTCCCATCCACCGCTTTCCATGCTTTCCATGAAATCATCACCATAGGTGATAATCCCTGACTCAAGCATCTCGCGAAGAAGGTCGTTTCCTTCACGGGTTCTTTCACCTACTCCTGCGAATACTGAAAGGCCGGAGTAACCTTTTGCAATATTGTTGATCAACTCCTGAATCAATACGGTTTTACCAACTCCCGCACCACCGAAGAGACCAATCTTTCCTCCTTTCGAATAAGGCTCGATAAGGTCAATTACTTTAATACCGGTGTATAGAATTTCGTTCGCTGTCGAAAGATTTTCGAATTTCGGAGCTGCACGGTGAATCGGTGAACCACCTTCTTTTGAAACATCGCCAATACCATCAATGGCATCGCCGGTTACATTGAAGAGGCGTCCTTTCACTTGCTCGCCGATTGGCATTACAATCGGATTTCCCGTGTTTACCACTTCGGTTCCTCTTGCGATTCCGTCGGTAGCTTCCATTGCGATGGTACGCACGGTATCTTCACCTACGTGTTGTTGACACTCAAGAACCAATTTAGAGCCATCAGCTCTTGTGATTTCCAAAGAGTCATAAATGTTCGGCAAATTTTGCTCATCCGCAAAACTTACGTCAATTACCGGTCCGATGACCTGGACTACTTTACCGGTATTTTTCGCCATTTTTGTTGTGTTAAGATTTGACTTTTAGGGTCGCTAAATTGCGGTGCAAAGCTAAAATTTAACTTGGTTATTACCAACCCGTTTAGCGCATTTAATTTTTCATAATTTTGAAGCCGCTTTGCAGCGCTAATCCTATTAAACAAAGGAGACTAACTTGGAAGTATACCACGATGTTGCCGATTTTCATCCTACCTCTGGTACCATCGTTACGGTGGGAACATTTGATGGAGTTCACATCGGGCATAAAACCATTATCAATCGCATCAATGAATTGGCAAAAAATCAAAACGGCGAATCCGTTCTTTTGACTTTTTGGCCACACCCTAGGTTGGTGCTCTTTCCAGATGATAACGAACTGAAGCTTCTTTCCACCCTTAGAGAAAGAATTGAGCTCTTGAGGGAATCAGGAATTGATCATTTGATCATCCATCCCTTTTCAGTCGATTTTAGTCGGATCACTGCGGTGGAATACGTTCGCGATATTTTGGTGAGAGACCTCAACGTCTCCAAATTAGTCATAGGCTATGACCATCATTTCGGTAGGAACCGTGAGGGTAATTTGGAGGAGCTTAAGAGTGTAGCCCCTGATTACGGTTTTGAAGTAGAGGAGATCTCAGCACAAGAAATTGACGACGTCAATGTGAGCTCTACAAAAATTAGAAATGCGTTATTGGATGGAGATTTGGCTAAGGCCAATGAGTTTTTGGGGTATCGGTACTCCGTTTCCGGTAAGGTTATAAAAGGACAGGAAATTGGCCGCAGTATTGGTTTTCCCACGGCCAACTTAGAACCTGATGAATCCTACAAATTGATTCCCGGTAACGGAGTATACTCTGTGGCTGTTGATTATGATGGGAGAATCTATCGCGGAATGGCTAATCTCGGGAATCGCCCTACTGTGAGTGATTCTGAAGATCGAATTTTAGAAGTCAATCTATTTGAATTTGACGGAGACCTTTACGAAAAGGAAATCAAGGTTACCTTCGTGGATCGAATTCGCGATGAGATCAAATTTGAAAGCCTTGAACAACTTCGTGCCCAGCTTCAAAAGGATGCTACTGTGGCTGGTCGTCACCTCGACGATCTTTCTGACCACGATATCATTTACTAGGGTTTCTCCCTGCACCGGTGTTAAAAACGGGCTTCTTTCCTTGAAAGGTCAGCAAGCAGCCGAATTGGATCATTTCTGCGATTGCTCATTTGAGAAGCTCCAAATCAAGAGGGCTTCATTGGTTAATCTTCCCGCTTGTGTAAGAAGTATGGATTTGACTTCTCTCAAAATTGAGAATGCACCATTGGTCAAACTCCCTGACGGAATACTGAGCTTAAAGAGGTTGGAAGAGCTCTCTTTCAAGCACACAGCACTTCCTTTTCTTCCAGAAGAAATCAATCAACTCAAGTCATTACGACGGCTCGATTTGCGCGGAACGGAGATCAATTCTCTACCGGAAGGCCTGGATCATTTGGAGAAGATCGACCTGCGCTTTACCAAAATCAATAAGTCGGATCAGAAGGCTATTCGAAATCAATACCCGCAAGTAAAAATATTCTTTTCATCACCTTGCAATTGCAAATAATATGACCGCTACAGTAGAAGTATCCATGTATCCATTGCGCGAAGATTACGAAGAGCAGATTCTAGCTTTTCTCGCTTTGCTTCACAGAGAATCAGAATTGGTGATTCGTGTAAATGCTATGAGCACTCAGGTGAAAGGCGATTATGATTTGGTGTTCGAGACATTGAAGAATGCGACCAAGGAGGTTTATAAAAACGGAGTGAAAGCCTCATTCGTGATGAAGGTTTTGCAGGCAGATCTCGATTTGGGCTATAGTTATGACGCCTGAAACGCTTGAATATACCGCCGTGGCTTTCAACATCGGATACGTGATATTGGCTGCGCGTGAGAATATTTGGTGTTGGCCATTGGGAATTATCGGATCTGCATTGAGCATTTGGCTTTTTATCGATTCGAAAATCTATGCCGAGTCGGTGCTATTCACATATTACGTTATCATGGGGTTTTACGGCTGGAGGGCTTGGAATCGAGGAAAAAGCGATTCCGGCAAATTTGAAATCAGAACCTTGACTATTCCGATTCACTTGGGTATTCTGCTTGGAGGATATGCCGCTACCGTTGGGCTTTTTTTTCTTCTGAAGACATTCACGGATGCTGAGATGCCACTGCTTGATTCCTTCACCACCATCTTTAGCTTCATTGCCACCTGGATGGTCGCCAAGAGAATCATCGAAAATTGGCTTTACTGGATTTGCATCAATGCCTTAACCATTTATCTTTATTATTCTCGCGATCTCAATGTCTATGCAATGCTTTCAGTGGTCTACACTGTTTTGGCCGTTTACGGTTATTTCGCTTGGCGAAAAGATTTTGAAAAACAAACCCTCACCTCATGATTCGCATTGCTATCACAGGTCCTGAAAGCAGCGGGAAGTCTGATTTGGCGAAAGCCTTAGCACAACATTTCGATACGACGCATGCCCCCGAGTATGCCCGCATATATTTGGAAAAGAACGGGCCCGAATATGCCTACCAAGACTTGGATGAGATTTGTCGAGGTCAAATAGCCCAGGAACAAAAGGCCTTGGCTGCGGCCAAAAGAATCTGCTTCTTCGATACCGATATGTTGGTTCTAAAAATCTGGTCGAAATTTCGCTTCGGCCGAGTTTCTAATGTCATCGAACAAGCCATGAGCGAAAGAAAATACGATCACTATTTGCTTTGCAAGCCCGATCTACCGTGGTCATTAGACCCTCTTCGCGAAAGTCCATCTGACGCAGAGCGGAATGTTTTATTCACTTTTTACCGAAATGAATTGGAAAGCGGTCGCTGCTCTTATTCCATCGTAGAAGGTGAGGAGAATGAACGACTTCATTCAGCAGTCAGCGCCTTAGAAAGGCTGAAGTTGGTTTAAACATGCAGAATAGTCTTAAAAAAACAATCGACCACTTTTCTATGTCAAAATCCTTGATTTGAAATTTCAACCGATTACATTTGACCCATCTCACAGGGGTGCCTTACACGAAACGGTCAAACGAGACCATTCATAAAGGCTGAGATCATACCCTATGTCCTCAAATCGTAGAGGACATATACCTGATCCGGATAATGCCGGCGTAGGGAGCTAATTGTTTTGGTTATCGACTGCCCCCAAGCACGAGACCTCAACTAAAAAATTAATTGAAATGATTCAAAAATTAAGTTCAGCCATAGCGGCTGTGATGTTCCTGTTTGCAGGAGCAAATGGACAAGATCTGATCCAAGGAACGGTGATGGATGCGGACGGTAATCCGCTGGTAGCGGCTACTGTTCAAATTTATGGTAAATCGCTTGGCACTTATTCCAATGCTAAGGGAGCCTACAAATTCTCCAATTTGAAGTCTGGAGATTATACCCTCTTGTTTTCATATTTAGGTATGGAGCCTGTGAAGAAAGAGGTCACGCTTTCGGGCGTTGCGGTTGTGGATGTTGTGATGCAATCCAGTACCTATGTTTCTGAAGGCGTCACCATTACAGCGGTGCGCGCCGAGGCGGATGAGCCCGTCTCGCAAGTGACACGTGGCCTCAAGACCATCGAGTCAAATTTTCAAGGGCAGGACGCGGGGTTTTTATTGGAAAAATTATCTCCATCCATCGTTACCTATTCTGAAAGTGGAACGAATTTCTCGAATTATGCGGGATTCCGTTTGCGCGGAATGGATCAAACTCGGGTCAATATGACCCTCAATGGAGTTCCATTGAACGACATGATTGACCAAGGAGTATTCTTTTCAAACTTCACAGATTTTGGAAATAGTATTCAATCGGTTCAAATCCAGCGAGGTGCTGGAACGAGCTCCAACGGAACATCGTCGTATGCGGGTTCTATCAACTTTGAATCGATCAATGTATACGATACCGTTCCTTCGGCTCAGGTGCAGCTCACTGGCGGATCCTTCAACACCTTTCGCGCCAGCGCCGAAGTGCAAACAGGCAGAATGGAAAACAATTTGGCTTTCTACGCTCGATATGCTGGAATGACTTCAGATGGGTACCGAGATAACACGGGTACAGATTCGAGATCGTTTTTCTTTTCAGGAGCTTATTTTGCCAAAAAGCATACTCTGAAATTTACGGGTTTCGTTGGTCGATCTCAGAATGAACTCGGCTATTCCCCCGTTTCCATTGAGGACATCCGGAATAATCCCAGAACCAACTATATCTCGCCAAACGATGTGGATGACTTCGGGCAATGGATGGCGCAGTTTCAGCACAATTACGAAATCAACAAGCGAATATCTCTAGTCAGCACAGTTTATGTTAACGGAGCTGGTGGCGATTTCCCTTTTGGATTTGAGGATGAGGCTGGTGCGTTTACACAAATCAATTATCCGCTATACAACCAGCACATTGGAGCTATGTCGCAGCTCAATGTCCGGTCGGATGACAATAAAACTCGAATGAATTTTGGCCTGCATGGATATACATTCGGCCGTGAGAACATCGAGCAGATTATTCCCGATTACGACAATCCTTATTATGAAGATGAGTCGCGGAAAAACGAATTCGCTGCCTTTGCGAAAGCCCGCCACTCATTTGGATCGTTAACGGTATTTGGAGATGTACAGATTCGTGCAGTGCAATTGGCGTTAACACCTGATAGCGAATTTCTTGGGTCTGACACTGCCATTCCTGATCGTGAGTGGTTGTTTGTAAACCCGCGAGCTGGAGTAACGTATGCGTTCACCGATCGGATCAGCGGATACGCCTCGATTGGACGGACGGGTCGCGAACCAACGAGGTTCGATATTCTTGGTTCAACACAAATAAACGCGGGGAACATCGGTATTGCTCAAAATGAAAATTCGGTAAAGCCCGAATATGTGAATGATCTGGAGGTAGGAGCCAAGCTTCAAGGTCAGAGTTTCGCCGTGAACGCGAATTTCTTCTTTATGCAATTTGAAAATGAGATTGCTCCTATTGGAGCTTTTATTCCGGAAGGGTTCGTTCAAGTTTATGAAAATCAAGAATCCAGCTACCGAACCGGTATTGAACTGGACTATTCGTGCCGTATACTTCCGATACTAAGGTTATTTGGAAATGCGACCTATATGCAGAGCCGTATTTCTGAATATATTCCCACCGACAGTGATGAAACCTTTACCGACATCACCCCAATATTGAGTCCTGAATGGAATGTTCGTGCCAGCCTCGAAGTAGAAGTTATCGAGGATCTCTTTGTCTATTTCTCAGCGCGCTATTTGAGCGAAAGCTATTTGGAGTTGACCAACAATTCTGAATTGATCATCCCTGAATCATTCGTGGCCGACGTAGGCGTGAGGTATACTATCCTGAAAAAGTATGAAATCAAAGTAGACTTGAACAACGTTTTTGACAACCTCTACTATACCAATGGTGCTCCTATTGATAATTTTGAGGGCACCTTCAGTCCTGGATTTTTTGTTCAGCCACCGCGAAATGTATTTGCAACGCTGACAATGCGATTTTAGAAAGCATCAGCAGCTTCCAAGGCCTTTTTGAAAACGATATGCGGTGCTTCTTCCGAGTTCCAAACCGAACCGAGGAGCACCGCTCCTTCAAATCCTAAATCGGCTATTTCGGGAATTCTCTCAGCATCTACACCACCCAAGGCAAAAACGGGCT from Cryomorphaceae bacterium 1068 includes these protein-coding regions:
- a CDS encoding TonB-dependent receptor, with the protein product MIQKLSSAIAAVMFLFAGANGQDLIQGTVMDADGNPLVAATVQIYGKSLGTYSNAKGAYKFSNLKSGDYTLLFSYLGMEPVKKEVTLSGVAVVDVVMQSSTYVSEGVTITAVRAEADEPVSQVTRGLKTIESNFQGQDAGFLLEKLSPSIVTYSESGTNFSNYAGFRLRGMDQTRVNMTLNGVPLNDMIDQGVFFSNFTDFGNSIQSVQIQRGAGTSSNGTSSYAGSINFESINVYDTVPSAQVQLTGGSFNTFRASAEVQTGRMENNLAFYARYAGMTSDGYRDNTGTDSRSFFFSGAYFAKKHTLKFTGFVGRSQNELGYSPVSIEDIRNNPRTNYISPNDVDDFGQWMAQFQHNYEINKRISLVSTVYVNGAGGDFPFGFEDEAGAFTQINYPLYNQHIGAMSQLNVRSDDNKTRMNFGLHGYTFGRENIEQIIPDYDNPYYEDESRKNEFAAFAKARHSFGSLTVFGDVQIRAVQLALTPDSEFLGSDTAIPDREWLFVNPRAGVTYAFTDRISGYASIGRTGREPTRFDILGSTQINAGNIGIAQNENSVKPEYVNDLEVGAKLQGQSFAVNANFFFMQFENEIAPIGAFIPEGFVQVYENQESSYRTGIELDYSCRILPILRLFGNATYMQSRISEYIPTDSDETFTDITPILSPEWNVRASLEVEVIEDLFVYFSARYLSESYLELTNNSELIIPESFVADVGVRYTILKKYEIKVDLNNVFDNLYYTNGAPIDNFEGTFSPGFFVQPPRNVFATLTMRF